One Bacteroidota bacterium genomic window carries:
- the thpR gene encoding RNA 2',3'-cyclic phosphodiesterase, whose translation MVSSDAFAMANRRLFIAIEVEPTRAIQNFYLSLIKELEEYRVKWMLPEYFHITLRFLGNTPPNLIDPLNKVLEHTASCFHPFEIQLHGLGIFGGMQPKVLWMGIKPTPELDKLYLNVNEVINNLGFKQNESKIMPHITLGRINKSTTYEAILNVQVKHNVAFGPQIVKEICLYESILDKTGARYVILNRHELR comes from the coding sequence ATGGTCAGCTCTGATGCATTTGCAATGGCCAACCGCAGGCTTTTTATAGCCATTGAGGTAGAACCTACCAGAGCCATTCAGAATTTCTATTTATCACTAATAAAGGAACTTGAGGAGTATCGTGTGAAGTGGATGCTACCAGAGTATTTCCATATCACCCTTCGCTTTTTAGGAAATACACCGCCCAATCTGATTGATCCACTCAACAAAGTTTTAGAACACACAGCAAGTTGTTTTCATCCTTTCGAGATACAATTGCACGGTCTGGGAATCTTTGGCGGCATGCAGCCTAAGGTACTTTGGATGGGCATCAAACCAACCCCTGAACTGGACAAGCTTTACTTAAACGTAAACGAAGTGATTAACAATCTGGGATTTAAGCAAAACGAATCAAAAATAATGCCCCACATTACTTTAGGGAGAATCAATAAATCAACCACTTATGAAGCAATTTTAAATGTACAGGTAAAACATAATGTGGCATTCGGACCTCAGATCGTTAAAGAGATTTGTCTTTATGAAAGTATACTTGATAAAACCGGCGCCAGGTATGTCATTCTCAACCGGCATGAATTGAGATGA
- a CDS encoding MBL fold metallo-hydrolase: protein MITLKYFVFNSFQVNTYLLTDETGTGIIIDPSFETETEYAQLKAYLKEKKIKLTAVVNTHGHVDHLLGVSRMVKDLKIPFKMHRNEELLLSSARITAEMFGLAFDETPVINQYIDESDRIEIGKHTLQVMHIPGHSPGGLAFYSAADKFVIVGDILFRSSIGRTDLPGGDYDSLISGIKQKLLTLPPETNVYSGHGPSTTIGAEHDTNPFLI, encoded by the coding sequence ATGATTACACTCAAATATTTTGTTTTCAATAGTTTTCAGGTAAATACCTATCTGCTTACCGATGAAACTGGTACAGGTATTATAATTGACCCCTCTTTCGAAACAGAAACGGAATACGCACAACTGAAGGCTTATCTGAAGGAAAAAAAAATAAAACTCACCGCTGTTGTAAATACACATGGGCATGTGGATCACCTCCTTGGTGTAAGCCGCATGGTAAAGGATCTTAAAATCCCTTTCAAAATGCATCGTAATGAGGAGTTGTTGCTTTCTTCGGCCCGGATTACTGCCGAAATGTTTGGTCTCGCTTTTGACGAAACTCCGGTAATTAACCAATACATTGATGAGTCGGACCGGATTGAAATCGGAAAGCATACATTGCAGGTGATGCATATACCTGGTCATTCACCTGGTGGATTGGCATTTTATTCGGCGGCGGATAAATTTGTTATTGTGGGCGATATTTTATTTAGAAGTTCTATCGGACGAACCGATTTGCCTGGAGGAGATTACGATAGTTTGATTAGTGGCATTAAACAAAAACTACTTACCCTGCCACCCGAAACGAATGTTTACAGCGGACATGGCCCAAGCACCACAATTGGAGCAGAACATGATACAAATCCTTTCCTCATCTGA
- a CDS encoding DUF4294 domain-containing protein translates to MMQKILSILSFILLFGANLHAQDTLAAKGENVLYGIVVDGDTILVASIKEVYILPMRTFNSPRDMRRYQKLVRNVKKVYPYAKMAKNKYDEVAVKLSTLNTEKEKRKYMDQVEVELKEEFEGELKKLTISQGTILIKLIDREIGETSYDLLKELKGNFSAFFWQTLARVFGHNLKTTFDAEGEDKLINEIVMLIENGQL, encoded by the coding sequence ATGATGCAAAAAATCCTTAGCATATTATCCTTTATTTTATTATTTGGTGCAAACCTGCATGCACAGGACACACTGGCTGCAAAGGGTGAGAATGTACTCTACGGAATAGTTGTCGATGGAGATACCATTCTGGTTGCTTCTATTAAAGAGGTATACATACTTCCAATGCGCACCTTTAACTCGCCAAGAGATATGCGCAGGTACCAGAAATTGGTGCGAAATGTGAAAAAAGTTTACCCTTACGCAAAAATGGCAAAAAACAAGTACGATGAAGTAGCTGTGAAACTTTCAACTTTAAATACTGAAAAGGAAAAAAGGAAATACATGGACCAGGTTGAAGTAGAGTTGAAAGAAGAATTTGAGGGTGAACTAAAAAAACTCACAATCTCGCAGGGTACCATTCTGATTAAATTGATTGATAGGGAAATCGGTGAGACATCATATGACTTATTAAAAGAACTCAAAGGGAACTTCTCGGCTTTTTTCTGGCAAACCCTTGCCCGTGTGTTTGGACATAACCTGAAAACAACTTTCGATGCCGAGGGAGAAGATAAGTTGATTAATGAGATTGTGATGCTAATTGAAAATGGTCAGCTCTGA
- the gcvP gene encoding aminomethyl-transferring glycine dehydrogenase: protein MAAENFVHRHLGPREWDVDQMLGEMGLKSLDQLIEKIIPATIRLKGPLDLPKGVNEYEYFKSIKKLASKNKVFKSYIGTGYHHTVFPAAIQRNILENPSWYTSYTPYQAEISQGRLEALLNFQTAITELTGFEIANASLLDEATAVAEAMIMLHNARPRKMMQEDYNEFFVDKNIFPQNLAVLESRAEPLGIKIIVGNFQTFTPTPKLFGAFLQYPSGDGEVINYEDFINQMHAFGARVVLAADCMSLVLLRSPADLGADVAVGSTQRFGIPMGFGGPHAAYFATKDEFKRFMPGRIIGVSKDKSGKTALRMALQTREQHIKRERATSNICTAQALLATMAGMYTIYHGPEGLKRIALHCHQAAGTLCSRLIELGFINVYTNYFDTLRIRLTQGITQKDIRIHALEQEINLRYFENGDVGISLDETTSIADLNNLLEVFAATKKKKFGNIQEFENKTWLSKEFLRTDNYMQQPVFNQYRSETQLMRYIKKLERRDISLTHSMISLGSCTMKLNAAVEMLPLSWPEFGEIHPFAPIDQTEGYQQLFHELGKMLLKITGFEAISFQPNSGAAGEYAGLLVIRKYHQANKQGYRNIMLIPSSAHGTNPASAVMAGMEVIVVKCDEQGNIDQNDLSNRVLEYSEKLAGIMITYPSTHGVFEPTIKEMIKLVHQHGGQVYMDGANMNAQVGLTSPAAIGADVCHLNLHKTFAIPHGGGGPGMGPICVASHLVEFLPTHPVVQTGGVNGIKAVASAPYGSASILTISHAYCHLLGGDGLTLSTKIAILNANYLATKLKPYYPVLYTGTTGYVAHEMILDCRGFKSSSQITETDIAKRLIDYGFHAPTLSFPVHGTLMIEPTESESKEELDRFIEALVSIYHEIQDAAGDSNPDNPLVNAPHTQDEVTADAWSHRYSREKAAFPLPWLKENKFWSSVARIDDAYGDRNLICTCPSPLEYSK, encoded by the coding sequence ATGGCAGCAGAAAATTTTGTTCATCGGCATTTAGGGCCACGTGAATGGGATGTAGACCAAATGCTTGGTGAAATGGGTCTTAAGTCTCTCGACCAACTCATTGAAAAAATCATACCCGCCACTATTCGTTTAAAAGGCCCGCTAGACTTACCTAAAGGTGTAAACGAATACGAGTATTTTAAAAGCATAAAAAAACTTGCTTCGAAGAATAAAGTATTCAAATCATACATAGGCACCGGATACCACCACACCGTTTTCCCTGCGGCCATACAGCGAAATATTCTCGAGAATCCAAGCTGGTACACATCTTACACACCTTACCAGGCAGAGATATCGCAAGGCCGGCTGGAAGCATTGTTAAATTTTCAAACTGCCATTACTGAACTTACCGGTTTTGAAATAGCCAATGCCTCCTTGCTCGACGAAGCTACTGCCGTTGCCGAAGCCATGATTATGCTCCATAACGCACGGCCACGAAAAATGATGCAGGAAGATTACAATGAATTTTTTGTCGATAAAAATATATTTCCGCAAAACCTGGCTGTGCTCGAAAGCAGGGCAGAACCCCTCGGTATTAAAATAATTGTAGGCAACTTCCAGACCTTCACGCCAACACCAAAACTATTTGGGGCTTTTCTTCAATACCCCTCGGGCGATGGTGAGGTAATTAATTACGAAGATTTTATCAACCAGATGCATGCTTTTGGAGCACGCGTGGTGCTGGCTGCAGACTGCATGAGCCTTGTATTGCTGCGTTCGCCTGCTGATTTAGGTGCTGATGTGGCAGTGGGTTCGACACAGCGATTTGGTATCCCGATGGGTTTTGGAGGTCCACATGCTGCCTATTTTGCAACAAAAGATGAATTTAAACGCTTTATGCCCGGAAGAATTATTGGGGTGTCGAAAGATAAAAGTGGAAAAACAGCCTTACGCATGGCGCTTCAAACGCGCGAACAACACATTAAGAGAGAGAGAGCTACTTCGAATATATGTACTGCACAGGCACTCTTGGCCACCATGGCTGGGATGTACACAATATACCATGGGCCCGAAGGTCTTAAACGTATTGCCCTTCATTGCCACCAGGCCGCCGGCACCCTTTGCTCCAGACTTATTGAGCTGGGTTTCATCAACGTATACACTAACTATTTCGATACTTTGCGGATAAGGCTTACACAAGGAATTACCCAAAAAGACATAAGGATTCATGCCCTTGAACAAGAAATAAACCTTCGCTATTTTGAAAATGGAGATGTGGGTATAAGTCTCGATGAAACCACCAGTATAGCCGATCTGAACAACCTGTTGGAGGTATTTGCTGCCACTAAGAAGAAGAAGTTCGGAAATATTCAGGAATTCGAAAATAAAACCTGGCTTTCGAAAGAATTCCTGCGCACAGACAATTACATGCAGCAGCCTGTCTTTAACCAATACCGTTCCGAAACCCAATTGATGCGATACATCAAAAAACTCGAGCGTCGCGATATTTCGCTCACTCATTCTATGATATCGCTTGGCTCCTGCACTATGAAACTGAATGCAGCCGTAGAAATGCTTCCCTTGAGCTGGCCGGAATTTGGCGAAATCCATCCCTTTGCCCCCATCGACCAGACCGAAGGATACCAACAGTTGTTTCACGAACTTGGCAAAATGTTGCTAAAAATTACCGGATTCGAAGCCATTTCATTTCAACCTAACTCCGGAGCAGCCGGTGAATATGCAGGATTGCTTGTAATTCGGAAATACCATCAGGCCAATAAACAGGGGTATCGAAACATCATGCTAATCCCTTCTTCGGCACACGGCACCAACCCTGCCAGCGCAGTAATGGCAGGTATGGAAGTAATTGTTGTAAAGTGCGACGAACAGGGAAACATTGACCAAAACGATTTAAGTAACAGAGTGCTGGAGTACAGCGAAAAGCTGGCAGGTATTATGATTACCTATCCTTCAACGCATGGTGTTTTCGAGCCTACCATCAAAGAGATGATCAAACTGGTTCACCAGCATGGAGGTCAGGTATATATGGATGGTGCCAATATGAACGCTCAAGTTGGGCTAACAAGTCCGGCCGCAATTGGAGCCGACGTTTGCCATTTGAACCTGCATAAAACTTTTGCTATTCCGCATGGTGGCGGCGGACCCGGAATGGGGCCTATCTGCGTTGCCAGCCACCTTGTAGAATTTCTGCCTACACACCCCGTTGTACAAACGGGTGGAGTAAACGGCATAAAGGCTGTAGCTTCAGCTCCATACGGCAGTGCCAGTATCTTGACAATCTCGCACGCATATTGCCATTTGCTTGGTGGCGATGGTTTGACACTTTCTACGAAAATAGCCATATTAAATGCCAATTACCTTGCGACAAAATTAAAACCATACTATCCGGTACTGTATACGGGTACAACAGGCTATGTAGCTCATGAAATGATACTCGATTGCCGTGGATTTAAATCCTCGAGCCAAATCACTGAAACCGACATAGCCAAAAGGCTTATTGATTACGGCTTTCATGCACCTACCCTATCATTCCCTGTGCACGGCACCCTCATGATAGAACCTACCGAAAGTGAATCGAAAGAAGAGCTGGATCGTTTTATTGAAGCACTGGTAAGTATTTACCACGAAATACAGGATGCTGCCGGTGACAGCAACCCCGACAACCCACTGGTGAATGCCCCTCACACACAAGATGAAGTCACCGCCGATGCATGGAGTCACAGGTATTCAAGAGAGAAAGCTGCCTTTCCTTTACCCTGGCTGAAAGAGAATAAATTTTGGTCGTCGGTAGCACGCATCGACGATGCCTATGGCGACCGCAATTTGATATGTACCTGTCCTTCTCCTCTGGAATATTCGAAATAA
- a CDS encoding sugar transferase has protein sequence MNSRNQFLKYLISDYITAIAAWVLFYVYRKTQVEPLHFGHSVPIALNNKFFIGVAIIPLAWILLYFASGYYREVIRKSRLAELWYTMRMTLLGVVIIFFGLVLDDVVESYSNYYRLFGVLFMLQFSLTYLPRLIISTQMANRIHRGEVGFNTLIIGSNEKAVNVYNEILSQPYSTGNRIVGFISVNNGNEHPLSVQLPLLGNLKNIKQIIIEFAVEEVIIAIEYSEHNIIEKILHVLIDSNVSVKAIPGMYEIITGKVKMSAIMGIPLVEISHQLIPPWQENLKYFLDILFSLMALIFLFPLIVFLIIGVRLSSKGPILYRQERLGKNGKIFTILKFRSMYTDSEKNGPELSSENDMRTTPFGRFMRRSRLDEIPNFINVLKGDMSLVGPRPERKYYVDQIVQKAPQFIQLLKVRPGITSWGQVKYGYARNIDEMIRRMKYDLIYLDNMSLYVDFKIMIYTLNTILKRKGM, from the coding sequence ATGAACTCCAGAAATCAATTTCTTAAATACCTGATTAGTGATTACATCACGGCTATTGCTGCCTGGGTTTTATTCTATGTATACCGAAAAACACAGGTCGAACCATTGCATTTTGGTCATTCAGTGCCTATTGCATTGAACAACAAGTTTTTCATTGGAGTTGCTATTATACCCTTGGCTTGGATATTACTTTATTTTGCTTCGGGTTATTATCGCGAAGTAATACGAAAATCGCGCCTGGCCGAACTCTGGTATACAATGCGGATGACCTTGCTTGGGGTAGTGATAATCTTTTTTGGTTTGGTGCTCGACGATGTGGTTGAGAGCTATTCGAATTATTACCGCTTGTTTGGTGTTTTGTTTATGCTTCAGTTTAGCCTTACTTATCTGCCCCGGCTTATTATTAGTACCCAAATGGCCAATCGCATTCACAGAGGCGAGGTTGGTTTTAATACCTTAATTATTGGAAGCAACGAAAAAGCAGTGAATGTCTATAACGAAATTCTGTCACAACCCTATAGCACTGGTAACCGCATTGTAGGCTTTATTTCGGTTAACAATGGAAATGAACATCCCCTATCGGTTCAATTACCCCTTCTTGGTAACCTTAAAAATATCAAGCAAATTATAATTGAATTTGCTGTTGAAGAGGTTATTATTGCTATTGAATACAGCGAACATAATATCATTGAAAAAATTCTGCATGTTTTAATTGATAGCAATGTATCTGTAAAAGCCATTCCGGGCATGTACGAGATTATAACTGGTAAGGTAAAAATGTCAGCCATTATGGGCATTCCTCTGGTTGAAATTTCTCATCAATTAATTCCTCCCTGGCAGGAAAACCTTAAGTATTTTTTAGATATCCTTTTTTCTTTAATGGCATTAATCTTTTTATTTCCACTCATTGTATTTTTAATTATTGGAGTGAGGCTTTCTTCCAAAGGGCCAATTCTTTACAGGCAGGAGCGCTTGGGTAAAAACGGGAAAATATTTACCATACTTAAATTCAGGTCAATGTATACTGATTCCGAAAAAAATGGTCCGGAATTGTCTTCGGAAAACGATATGCGAACTACACCCTTTGGACGATTCATGCGCCGCTCGCGACTAGATGAGATACCTAATTTTATCAATGTGCTGAAGGGAGATATGTCTTTAGTGGGGCCAAGACCAGAGCGCAAATATTATGTCGATCAGATTGTGCAAAAAGCACCTCAGTTTATCCAATTGCTAAAGGTCAGACCGGGTATTACCAGCTGGGGTCAGGTTAAATATGGTTATGCCAGAAACATCGATGAGATGATTCGTCGTATGAAGTACGACTTGATATACCTCGATAACATGTCGCTCTATGTCGATTTTAAAATAATGATCTACACCCTCAATACCATTCTGAAGCGCAAAGGGATGTAG
- a CDS encoding protein-L-isoaspartate(D-aspartate) O-methyltransferase, whose translation MEDSFLHKGLRRRLVEEIRSKGITDENVLAAINKVPRHFFMDSGFIHFAYKDKAFPIAANQTISQPYTVAYQTQMLEIKKGDKVLEIGTGSGYQSAILVELGAQVFTIERHKVLSLGAQKLLLELGYSPQFFYGDGFKGLPTYAPFDKIIVTAGAPEVPDALVTQLKPGGRMIIPVGDNHKQVMNLIIKTEAEKTTCTEHGDFLFVPMLKGRS comes from the coding sequence ATGGAAGATAGTTTTTTGCACAAGGGGCTTCGGCGTAGACTCGTTGAAGAGATTAGAAGTAAAGGCATCACAGACGAAAATGTGTTGGCTGCTATTAATAAGGTGCCGCGACACTTTTTTATGGACAGTGGATTTATTCATTTCGCTTATAAAGACAAAGCCTTCCCGATTGCTGCCAACCAAACCATATCGCAACCCTATACGGTGGCCTACCAAACCCAGATGCTGGAAATTAAGAAAGGTGATAAAGTGCTTGAAATTGGCACCGGTTCAGGGTATCAATCGGCTATTTTAGTAGAGTTAGGTGCCCAGGTATTTACTATTGAGAGACATAAAGTTTTAAGTCTGGGTGCGCAAAAGTTATTACTTGAATTGGGCTATTCTCCACAATTTTTTTACGGCGATGGCTTTAAAGGATTGCCTACCTATGCCCCTTTCGACAAAATTATTGTAACAGCTGGCGCACCCGAAGTTCCTGATGCCCTGGTTACTCAACTTAAACCAGGCGGACGCATGATTATTCCGGTAGGCGACAATCACAAACAGGTAATGAATCTTATAATTAAAACCGAAGCAGAAAAAACTACCTGTACCGAACATGGCGATTTTTTATTTGTTCCTATGCTAAAAGGAAGGTCATAA
- a CDS encoding (4Fe-4S)-binding protein encodes MEENNREYTNGEITVYWRPKECVHATTCFRELRSVFDPGKRPWVNMKGASTEEIIRIVNLCPTDALTYKYNQVTAKPAASQQIHMEEKNDSSPLSVEVRVMRDGPLVVKGEFKVTGADGQEMKKMRIASFCRCGHSNNMPYCDGTHRKIGWASD; translated from the coding sequence ATGGAAGAGAATAACAGGGAATATACCAATGGTGAAATAACCGTTTACTGGCGTCCGAAAGAATGCGTGCATGCAACTACTTGCTTTAGGGAATTGCGCTCGGTATTCGATCCCGGGAAGCGACCCTGGGTAAATATGAAGGGAGCCTCGACAGAAGAGATAATTCGAATTGTAAACCTTTGCCCTACGGATGCACTTACCTATAAATATAACCAGGTAACTGCAAAACCCGCCGCATCACAGCAAATCCATATGGAGGAAAAAAATGATAGTAGCCCACTGTCAGTAGAAGTTCGGGTAATGCGCGATGGTCCTTTGGTAGTAAAGGGTGAATTTAAAGTTACCGGTGCCGATGGCCAGGAAATGAAAAAAATGAGAATTGCGTCCTTCTGCCGTTGTGGCCATTCGAACAATATGCCTTATTGCGATGGTACCCACCGTAAGATTGGCTGGGCAAGCGATTAA